Genomic DNA from Streptomyces sp. GS7:
CGCCCTGGCCCCCGGGCCCGACACCACGGCCCTCGTCGCAGACGTTCTTCGCCGCGCGGGAGGCGATGTCGCGCGGGACGAGGTTGCCGAACGACGGGTAGATCCGCTCCAGGTAGTAGTCCCGCTCGTCCTCGGGGATCTCGGCCGGCGGGCGGCTGTCGCCCTGCGCCTTCGGGACCCAGATGCGGCCGTCGTTGCGCAGCGACTCGCTCATCAGCGTCAGCTTGGACTGGTGGTCGCCGGTGCGCGGGATGCAGGTCGGGTGGATCTGGGTGAAGCAGGGGTTGGCGAAGTACGCGCCACGGCGGTGCGCCCGCCAGATGGCCGTGGCGTTGGAGTTCATGGCGTTCGTCGACAGGTAGAAGACGTTGCCGTAGCCGCCGGACGCCAGCACCACCGCGTCCGCGACGTACGAGGTGATCTCGCCGGTGACCAGGTCGCGGGCGACGATGCCGCGGGCCCGGCCGTCGACGACGATCAGGTCGAGCATCTCGGTACGGGGGTGCAGCCGGACGGTGCCGGCCGCGATCTGCTGGGAGAGCGCCTGGTAGGCGCCGAGCAGCAGCTGCTGCCCGGTCTGGCCGCGGGCGTAGAAGGTACGGGAGACCTGGACGCCGCCGAACGAGCGGGTGTCCAGCAGCCCGCCGTACTCCCGGGCGAACGGCACGCCCTGGGCCACGCACTGGTCGATGATCTCGACGGAGATCTGCGCGAGCCGGTGCACGTTGGACTCGCGGGCGCGGAAGTCGCCGCCCTTGACGGTGTCGTAGAACAGCCGGTGGACGGAGTCGCCGTCGTTGCGGTAGTTCTTCGCGGCGTTGATGCCGCCCTGCGCGGCGATGGAGTGCGCCCGGCGCGGCGAGTCCTGGTAGCAGAACTGCTCGACGTGGTAGCCCTGTTCGGCGAGCGTGGCGCCGGCCGCGCCGCCCGCCAGGCCGGTGCCGACGACGATCACCGTGTGCTTGCGGCGGTTGGCCGGGTTGACCAGCTTCGCCTCGAAGCGGCGGGTGTCCCAGCGCTCGTGGACCGGCCCGGCGGGCGCCTTGGTGTCGGCGACCGGCGCGCCGGTCGCGTAGTCGGTGTACGAACTCATGTCAGCTCACTACTCCGGTCATCACGGAGACGGGGACGGCGATGAAGCCGGCGGTCAGGACGGCGGCGAGGACGTTCGCCAGGCCCTTGAGCAGCCGGTCGCGGCCGGGCCGGTTGGCGCCCAGGGTCTGCGCGGCGCTCCAGAAGCCGTGCCGGACGTGCAGGCCGAGCGCGAGCATCGCCACGATGTAGATCACGTCGCCGTACCAGGTGGAGAAGGTCGCCACGACGTTCTCGTACGGGTGGCCGGCCTCGGCGCGCGGGTTCACCGTCAGCGTCGTCAGGTCCAGGATGTGCCAGACGATGAACAGGCCGAGGATGACGCCTCCCCAGCGCATGGTGCGGGTGGCGTAGCTCGCGCGGCGGCGCTGGTGCGCATACTTGGCCGGGCGTGCGGCGATGTCCCGGCGGCTGAGCTGGTAGGCGGCCACCGCGTGCGTGACGACCGCGGCGACCAGCACCACCCGGGCGAGCCACAGGAACCACTCGTGGTGCAGGAAGGGCTCGCCGATGGTGCGCAGCCAGGCGGCGTAGGCGTTGAAGTCCGGGGGCCCGAAGAAGATCTTGAGGTTGCCCATCATGTGGACGACCAGATACAGCAGCATCACGATGCCGCTGACGGCCATCGCCGTCTTCTTGCCGACGGTCGAGCGCCACAGAACGCCCGTGAAGGACGGCCGTCGATCCGTCCTTGTGTCCAGTGCCATGGGTCCCGACGGTAGGGACGGTGCCGCCGATCAGTCCAAGACATGGTGCGGCTCATCTCGATAGGCGTGGCCTATCGTTGCTTTATATTCCCCTTATGCAGCTGCAGCAGCTCCGCTACTTCACCGCCGTGGCCGACACCCGCCACTTCACCCGCGCCGCCGAGCGCGAACACGTCGCCCAGCCCTCCCTGTCCCAGCAGATCCGGTCCCTGGAACGGGAGTTGGGCGCCGAGCTGTTCCACCGCGCGCGCGGCCACATCACCCTCACCGACGCCGGCGAGACCCTGCTGCCGCTGGCCCGCCGCATCCTCGCCGACACCGAGACCGCCCGCCGCGAGGTCCAGGAGGTCGCCCAGCTGCGCCGCGGCCGGCTCCGCCTCGGAGCCCCGCCCAGCCTCTGCGCCAGCCTCGTCCCCGATGTCCTGAGCGCCTTCCACGCCACCTACCCGGGCGTCGACCTGATCGTCACCGAGGACGGCTCCCAGGACCTCGTACGCGCGCTGGCCGACGGCGAGCTGGACCTGGCCCTGATCATCACGCCGCTGCCCGGGCAGGCCCCGGCGCTGGCCACCTCCGACCTGCTGCGCGAGGAGCTGGTGGTGGTCTCCGCCCCGGACCGCCCCGCCCCGGTGGGCGGCCGGCGCACCCGGATCCGCGTCGAGGACCTGCGCGGCCGGCCGCTGGCCATGTTCCGCCGCGGCTACGACCTGCGGGAATTCACCACCGCGGCCTGCCGGGCGGCTGGCTTCGAACCCACCTTCACCGTCGAGGGCGGCGAGATGGACGCGGTCCTCGGCTTCGTCCGCGCCGGCCTCGGCATCGCCGTCGTCCCCAGCATGGTCGCCGAACGCTCCGGGCTGCGCGTCACCCGCTTCGCCACCCCCGGCATGCACCGGGTGGTCTCCGTCGCGCACCGCGGCGACGTCTCCCCGCCGCGGGCCGCCCGCGAGCTGGAGCGCATCCTCATGAAGCACCTGGACCTGGGGACGTCCTGACACCGCCGGGCGGCGGGGCGGCGGGCGCGCTCAGACGCCCAGCCTCGCCTCCAGCACCCTGGCGACCGCGTCCTGGTCCCCGTCCAGCTCCACATGCGCCGCGTCCTGCCGCCCGAACGCGAACAGCGTCAGCTCGCCCGGCTCGCCGGTGACCGTCACCACCGGGGTGCCCCGGTGGGCCACCGCCGTCTGCCCGTCCGGCCGCCGCAGCACCAGCCCGACCGGCGCCTTCCGGCCCAGCACCCGCGCCGCCCGCTCCAGCCGCGCCCACAGCGCGTCCGAGAAGACCGGGTCCAGCTCGCGCGGCGCCCAGTCCGGCTGGGCGCGCCGTACGTCCTCGGCGTGCACATAGAACTCGACCGTGTTCGACGCCTCGTCGATCTGCTTGAGCGCGAACGGCGACATCCTCGGCGGCCCGGTCCTGATCAGCTGGATCAGCTCCTCGTACGGCTTCGCCGCGAACTCCGCCTGCACCCGCTCCAGCCGCGCCGCCAACGGCTTGACGAGGATCCCCGCGGACGCGTCGGCGCGCCGCTCGCGCACCACCACGTGCGCGGCCAGATCCCGCGCCGTCCAGTTCTCGCACAGCGTCGGGGCCTCGGGGCCCGCGCTCTCCAACAGGTCGGCCAGAAGGAGCCGTTCACGCTTCGCATGGGTCGACATACGGCCAGCCTACGACCGCCCGGCATCCCCTGCCACGGCGCGCCCCCGGCCGCCGCACCCGCCGGCCGTCAGCTCCGCAGCACCCATGTCACCACCAGCACGGCCGCCACCGCCGCCGCCGCGAACACCGCCACCAGCACCCGCACCGCGACCTTCGCGACACGGTCCGGGTCCGGCGGTGGCGGCGGCTCTGCCGGCGGCTGCTGATGCATAGCGGCAGCATGCCGCACGGCACAATGGACGCATGACCGGTTCTCCCACCTCGCCGCAGCTGGATCCCGCCATCGCCGCCCGCCTCAAGCGCGGCGCCGACGGCCTGGTCCCCGCGATCGCCCAGCAGTACGACACCGGCGAGGTGCTGATGCTCGGCTGGATGGACGACGAGGCGCTGCGCCGCACGCTCACCACCGGCCGCTGCACGTACTGGTCCCGCAGCCGCCAGGAGTACTGGGTCAAGGGCGACACCTCCGGGCACGTCCAGTACGTCAAGTCCGTGGCCCTGGACTGCGACGCCGACACCGTGCTGGTCAAGGTCGACCAGGTCGGCGCGGCCTGCCACACCGGCGACCGCACCTGCTTCGACGCCGACGTACTGGCGAGCGGGCCGGCCGGCGACCAGTAGGCTCCGCTCCCATGACCACGGGAACCACCGGCACCGCCAATCCGGACCTCGACACCTTCCGCACCCTCGCCAAGGACCGGCGGGTCATCCCCGTCACCCGGCGCCTGCTGGCGGACGGCGACACCCCGGTCGGGCTCTACCGCAAGCTCGCGGCCGAGCGCCCCGGCACCTTCCTCCTCGAATCCGCCGAGAACGGCCGTACGTGGTCGCGGTACTCGTTCATCGGCGTCCGCAGCGCCGCGACGCTGACCGCCCGCGACGGGCAGGCGCACTGGCTCGGCACCCCGCCGGTCGGCGTGCCCACCGGTGGTGACCCGCTCGCCGCGCTGCGCGCCACCGTCGAGGCCCTGCACACTCCCCACGACCTCATCGAGGGCGCGGGACTGCCCCCGTTCACCGGCGGCATGGTCGGCTACCTCGGCTACGACGTCGTGCGCCACCTGGAGCGGATCGGCGACTCCACCACCGACGACCTCCGGCTGCCCGAGCTGACCATGCTCCTCACCTCCGACCTCGCGGTCTTCGACCACTGGAGCGGCACGGTCCTGCTGATCGCCAACGCGATCAACCACAACGACCAGGAGACCGGCGTCGACGAGGCGTACGCGGACGCGGTGGCCCGCCTGGACACCATGGCCGACGACCTCGCCCGCCCCGCCCCCGCGAGCGCCGCCGCGCTGCCGCCGTCCGCGGTGCCCCCGTACAGCGGCAAGTGGGGCGCCGAGGCGTTCATGGCGGCCGTCGACGACGTCAAGGAGCGCATCCGGGCGGGCGAGGCGTTCCAGGTGGTGCCCTCCCAGCGGTTCGAAACCCCCTGCACGGCAAGCGCGTTGGACGTCTACCGGGTACTGCGCGCGACCAACCCCAGCCCGTACATGTACCTGTTCCGCTTCGAGGACGGCGACGGCGGCGCGTTCGACGTGGTCGGCTCCAGCCCGGAGGCGCTGGTGAAGGTCGAGGGCGGCCAGGCGATGGTGCACCCGATCGCAGGCACCCGCCCGCGCGGCGCGACCGTCCAGGAGGACCAGGCGCTGGCCGACGAGCTGATGGCCGACCCCAAGGAGCGCGCCGAGCACCTGATGCTGGTCGACCTCGGCCGCAACGACCTGGGCCGGGTCTGCGAGCCGGGCAGCGTCGAGGTCGTCGACTTCATGTCCGTCGAGCGCTACAGCCACGTCATGCACATCGTCTCGACGGTGACCGGGACGGTCGCCGAGGGCCGTACCGCCTTCGACGTGCTCACCGCCTGCTTCCCCGCCGGCACCCTCTCCGGCGCCCCCAAGCCGCGCGCGATGCAGATCATCGAGGAGCTGGAGCCGACCCGGCGCGGGCTCTACGGCGGCTGCGTCGGCTACCTCGACTTCGCCGGCGATTCCGACACCGCCATCGCGATCCGCACCGCCCTGCTGCGGGACGGCACCGCCTACGTCCAGGCCGGCGCCGGCATCGTCGCCGACTCCGACCCGGTCGCCGAGGACACCGAGTGCCGAAACAAGGCCGCGGCCGTGCTGCGCGCCGTGCACACCGCCAACCACCTGGGCACATGACCGGCCGCACCCCCGCGCGACGGGCCGCACCGGCCCGTAGGCGATAGTGGTACGCGTGAGTGCCGCACCCCAGTCCCGTACCGACACCGAGCCCGGCGGCGAGTCCGGCGCCGAGCCCGCGACCGCCCGGCCCGCGCGCAGTGCGATGCGCAGCCTCGCCCTCGCGCTGCTCCTCGGCGCCGCCGGCGCCGGCCTGGCACTGCTGGCCTCCGGCCGCACCTGGGCGCAGGGCAACGCGGTGCTGGCCCAGGGCGAGCTGCCGCGCACCGTGACCGGCGCCGATGTCACCGGCGTGCCCGGCGCGCTGGCCGTGGTCGGGCTGGCCGCGCTGGTCGCCGTCTTCGCGGTCCGCCGGACCGGCCGGATCGCGGTCGCCGCGCTGCTGGCGCTCAGCGGCCTGGGCGTCGCCGTCGCCGCGGCGCTCGGCAACTCCGACACCTCCGCGCTCCGCGAGAAGGCGTCCGACGCGGTCGGGATGACCGGTGCCGATGTGCATCACGTCACGCACACCGTCTGGCCGTGGGTCGGCGCCGGCGGCGGTCTCCTGCTGCTCCTCGCCGGCGTGCTGGCCCTGGTCTACGGGCGCTACTGGCCCGCGATGTCGGGCCGTTACGAGCGCACCCCCGGCGGCGCCCGCGGACCGCGGCGCGCCCCGGCGCCGCCGGACCTGGACCGCCCGGAGGAGATCTGGAAGTCCCTGGACCGCGGTGAGGACCCCACCCGGTAAAAGTGCTCCGCGCGCCATCGGTGACAATGGACGACGAGATTTCCGCGCCCGTACCCCGGCGCGACCGAGTAACGAGGAGCACTCAATGTCGAGCAGTGGCCACGGACACACCCCCGCCGCCTGGACCGGCGTCATCATCTCGTTCATCGGCTTCTGCGTCTCGGGAGCCTTCATCGTGATGGCGAACGTGCCCGGATTCTGGGCGGGCATCGTGCTGATCGGCGCCGGTGCCGTGGTGGGTGGCCTGATGCGCGCGGCCGGCCTCGGCCAGGAGCCCAAGCGCGCGGCGAAGCCGGTGGCCAAGGCGCAGCCGCAGGAGGGCTGAGTCCCCCGCTCGACACCCCCGGAACACCCCCGAAGGCGCCGCTTCCCGGCCCGTACGCCCGCCCACGGC
This window encodes:
- a CDS encoding fumarate reductase/succinate dehydrogenase flavoprotein subunit; the protein is MSSYTDYATGAPVADTKAPAGPVHERWDTRRFEAKLVNPANRRKHTVIVVGTGLAGGAAGATLAEQGYHVEQFCYQDSPRRAHSIAAQGGINAAKNYRNDGDSVHRLFYDTVKGGDFRARESNVHRLAQISVEIIDQCVAQGVPFAREYGGLLDTRSFGGVQVSRTFYARGQTGQQLLLGAYQALSQQIAAGTVRLHPRTEMLDLIVVDGRARGIVARDLVTGEITSYVADAVVLASGGYGNVFYLSTNAMNSNATAIWRAHRRGAYFANPCFTQIHPTCIPRTGDHQSKLTLMSESLRNDGRIWVPKAQGDSRPPAEIPEDERDYYLERIYPSFGNLVPRDIASRAAKNVCDEGRGVGPGGQGVYLDFADAIARMGRKAVEARYGNLFDMYARITAEDPYTVPMRIYPAVHYTMGGLWVDYDLQTTIPGLFAVGEANFSDHGANRLGASALMQGLADGYFVLPSTINDYLARHPRQEAVTAEHPVVREVLAETEDRLNLLLAVDGDRTPDSFHRELGELLWEYCGMARTDQGLRKALDRIPQIREEFWRRIKVPGTGQEFNQSLEKANRVVDYLELAELMCLDALHRAESCGGHFREESQTPDGEAARDDEAFSYVAAWEYGGSGDRPPGEHGTGTGAAPTLHKEDLVFEYVHPTQRSYA
- a CDS encoding succinate dehydrogenase, whose protein sequence is MALDTRTDRRPSFTGVLWRSTVGKKTAMAVSGIVMLLYLVVHMMGNLKIFFGPPDFNAYAAWLRTIGEPFLHHEWFLWLARVVLVAAVVTHAVAAYQLSRRDIAARPAKYAHQRRRASYATRTMRWGGVILGLFIVWHILDLTTLTVNPRAEAGHPYENVVATFSTWYGDVIYIVAMLALGLHVRHGFWSAAQTLGANRPGRDRLLKGLANVLAAVLTAGFIAVPVSVMTGVVS
- a CDS encoding LysR family transcriptional regulator, whose protein sequence is MQLQQLRYFTAVADTRHFTRAAEREHVAQPSLSQQIRSLERELGAELFHRARGHITLTDAGETLLPLARRILADTETARREVQEVAQLRRGRLRLGAPPSLCASLVPDVLSAFHATYPGVDLIVTEDGSQDLVRALADGELDLALIITPLPGQAPALATSDLLREELVVVSAPDRPAPVGGRRTRIRVEDLRGRPLAMFRRGYDLREFTTAACRAAGFEPTFTVEGGEMDAVLGFVRAGLGIAVVPSMVAERSGLRVTRFATPGMHRVVSVAHRGDVSPPRAARELERILMKHLDLGTS
- a CDS encoding TIGR03085 family metal-binding protein, which encodes MSTHAKRERLLLADLLESAGPEAPTLCENWTARDLAAHVVVRERRADASAGILVKPLAARLERVQAEFAAKPYEELIQLIRTGPPRMSPFALKQIDEASNTVEFYVHAEDVRRAQPDWAPRELDPVFSDALWARLERAARVLGRKAPVGLVLRRPDGQTAVAHRGTPVVTVTGEPGELTLFAFGRQDAAHVELDGDQDAVARVLEARLGV
- the hisI gene encoding phosphoribosyl-AMP cyclohydrolase, producing MTGSPTSPQLDPAIAARLKRGADGLVPAIAQQYDTGEVLMLGWMDDEALRRTLTTGRCTYWSRSRQEYWVKGDTSGHVQYVKSVALDCDADTVLVKVDQVGAACHTGDRTCFDADVLASGPAGDQ
- a CDS encoding anthranilate synthase component I; its protein translation is MTTGTTGTANPDLDTFRTLAKDRRVIPVTRRLLADGDTPVGLYRKLAAERPGTFLLESAENGRTWSRYSFIGVRSAATLTARDGQAHWLGTPPVGVPTGGDPLAALRATVEALHTPHDLIEGAGLPPFTGGMVGYLGYDVVRHLERIGDSTTDDLRLPELTMLLTSDLAVFDHWSGTVLLIANAINHNDQETGVDEAYADAVARLDTMADDLARPAPASAAALPPSAVPPYSGKWGAEAFMAAVDDVKERIRAGEAFQVVPSQRFETPCTASALDVYRVLRATNPSPYMYLFRFEDGDGGAFDVVGSSPEALVKVEGGQAMVHPIAGTRPRGATVQEDQALADELMADPKERAEHLMLVDLGRNDLGRVCEPGSVEVVDFMSVERYSHVMHIVSTVTGTVAEGRTAFDVLTACFPAGTLSGAPKPRAMQIIEELEPTRRGLYGGCVGYLDFAGDSDTAIAIRTALLRDGTAYVQAGAGIVADSDPVAEDTECRNKAAAVLRAVHTANHLGT
- a CDS encoding TIGR02234 family membrane protein, producing MSAAPQSRTDTEPGGESGAEPATARPARSAMRSLALALLLGAAGAGLALLASGRTWAQGNAVLAQGELPRTVTGADVTGVPGALAVVGLAALVAVFAVRRTGRIAVAALLALSGLGVAVAAALGNSDTSALREKASDAVGMTGADVHHVTHTVWPWVGAGGGLLLLLAGVLALVYGRYWPAMSGRYERTPGGARGPRRAPAPPDLDRPEEIWKSLDRGEDPTR
- a CDS encoding HGxxPAAW family protein; the encoded protein is MSSSGHGHTPAAWTGVIISFIGFCVSGAFIVMANVPGFWAGIVLIGAGAVVGGLMRAAGLGQEPKRAAKPVAKAQPQEG